Proteins encoded in a region of the Scrofimicrobium sp. R131 genome:
- the map gene encoding type I methionyl aminopeptidase: MNSKLAARAPLGTLTPGRISPERSVPRGIERPEYLFHDGPEVVTASDVKSPETIELIRQAGKIAADAIAKAGEAIRPGVTTDQLDAIAHQYLIDQGAYPSCLNYMGFPKSICTSINEVICHGIPDDRPLEEGDIINLDITAYRNGVHGDTCAMFTVGEVDEESRLLIERTEQAMLRGIKAIRPGREINVIGRVIESYAKRFKYGVVRDYTGHGVGEAFHSGLIVPHYDAAPAYNQTMEVGMVFTVEPMLTLGDVDWEQWDDNWTVVTRDRGRTAQFEHTVAVTEDGADILTLP; the protein is encoded by the coding sequence ATGAATTCGAAACTGGCTGCCCGGGCTCCCCTGGGCACACTCACCCCTGGCCGCATCTCCCCCGAACGCAGTGTTCCCCGGGGAATTGAGCGACCCGAGTACCTGTTCCACGACGGACCCGAGGTAGTGACCGCCTCCGACGTGAAGTCGCCCGAGACGATTGAGCTGATTCGTCAGGCCGGCAAGATTGCCGCCGACGCCATCGCCAAGGCGGGCGAGGCGATCCGACCCGGGGTGACCACCGACCAGTTGGACGCGATTGCCCACCAGTACCTGATTGACCAGGGCGCCTACCCCTCCTGCCTGAACTACATGGGCTTCCCGAAGTCCATTTGCACTTCGATCAACGAGGTCATCTGCCACGGGATCCCGGATGACCGGCCGCTGGAGGAAGGCGACATCATCAACCTGGATATCACCGCCTACCGCAACGGCGTCCACGGGGACACCTGCGCCATGTTTACCGTGGGCGAGGTGGATGAGGAGTCCCGCCTGCTGATCGAACGCACCGAGCAGGCCATGCTGCGCGGAATCAAGGCCATCCGGCCCGGCCGGGAAATCAACGTGATCGGGCGGGTAATCGAGTCCTACGCCAAGCGCTTCAAATACGGGGTGGTCCGGGACTACACCGGCCACGGCGTCGGTGAAGCGTTCCACTCGGGCCTGATCGTGCCGCACTACGACGCTGCTCCGGCCTACAACCAGACGATGGAAGTCGGGATGGTCTTCACCGTTGAGCCGATGCTGACCCTGGGCGACGTCGACTGGGAGCAGTGGGACGATAACTGGACCGTGGTGACGCGGGATCGGGGCCGAACTGCCCAGTTCGAACACACCGTCGCGGTCACCGAGGACGGAGCGGACATCCTGACCCTTCCTTAG
- the panB gene encoding 3-methyl-2-oxobutanoate hydroxymethyltransferase: MSRVRIPHLQKAYREGRRLTMLTAYDATVAPLLEAAGVDMLLVGDSLGNVALGHQSTLPVELSDMIRSTEAVARSTTRPLIVTDLPFGSFEQGTAQAFGSAATLLKAGAQAVKMEGGAERAHLIRFLVENGIPVMGHLGYTPQAENALGGPRLQGKGELGDKLLADAHAVAEAGAFGLVLEMVPASLARRVTEELDIPTIGIGAGPDCSGQVLVWADMAGMGAWSPSFARRFGEVGQALTEAARAYVEETQAGTFPGPDHYRES, encoded by the coding sequence ATGTCCCGCGTGCGGATTCCCCACCTGCAAAAGGCCTATCGTGAGGGGCGGCGGTTGACGATGCTGACCGCCTATGACGCCACGGTGGCCCCCCTGCTGGAGGCGGCCGGAGTGGACATGCTGCTGGTGGGTGATTCCCTGGGCAACGTCGCGCTCGGTCACCAGTCGACCCTGCCGGTGGAACTGTCCGACATGATCCGCTCGACCGAGGCGGTCGCGCGCTCGACCACCCGTCCGCTGATCGTCACCGACCTGCCGTTCGGCTCATTCGAACAGGGGACCGCCCAGGCGTTCGGCTCTGCCGCGACCCTGCTGAAAGCCGGTGCTCAAGCGGTCAAAATGGAGGGCGGCGCCGAGCGAGCCCACCTGATCCGGTTCCTGGTGGAGAACGGGATCCCGGTGATGGGTCACCTGGGCTACACCCCGCAGGCTGAAAATGCACTTGGCGGTCCCCGACTGCAGGGCAAAGGTGAGTTGGGCGACAAACTGCTGGCCGACGCCCACGCGGTGGCCGAGGCGGGCGCGTTCGGACTGGTGCTGGAGATGGTGCCCGCCAGTTTGGCCCGGCGCGTGACGGAAGAGCTGGACATCCCCACGATTGGGATTGGCGCCGGACCGGACTGCTCGGGCCAGGTGCTGGTTTGGGCCGACATGGCCGGAATGGGCGCGTGGTCGCCGAGCTTTGCCCGCCGATTTGGCGAGGTGGGGCAGGCGTTGACCGAGGCGGCGCGCGCCTACGTTGAGGAGACCCAGGCGGGGACTTTCCCCGGACCGGACCACTACCGCGAGAGTTAG
- the pheS gene encoding phenylalanine--tRNA ligase subunit alpha, whose protein sequence is MELDPSALDPRDEDAVSRWSAQAAAQLTAATDLTELKARKTEIFGDRSALTLANRTIKDLPGPEKAVAGKNLGRARQQLNQLLAERQEQLEQAHLAAVLVDEGVDVSVASDRFPVGARHPLSLLIEEAGDFFLGLGWSIAEGPEVEHEWFNFDSLNFDADHPARQMADTFYVDGTSAGGAAAQDGSLVLRTHTSPVQSRTLLEQGVPLYAVCPGKVFRSDALDATHTPVFHQIEGIAVDRGLTMADLKGVLDALAKALFGPEVKTRLRPSFFPFTEPSAEMDFWFPQKKGGPGWIEWGGCGMVNPAVLIANGIDPDEYTGFAFGMGLERTLMLRHGISDMRDIVEGDMRFSEQFGLFGKGQ, encoded by the coding sequence ATGGAACTTGACCCTTCCGCTCTGGACCCTCGTGATGAGGACGCCGTTTCTCGGTGGAGTGCCCAGGCGGCGGCCCAACTAACCGCCGCGACGGACCTGACGGAGCTCAAGGCCCGGAAGACTGAGATCTTTGGCGATCGGTCCGCGCTGACCCTGGCCAACCGGACCATCAAGGACCTGCCCGGCCCCGAAAAGGCCGTGGCCGGCAAGAACCTGGGTCGTGCCCGCCAACAGCTCAACCAATTGCTGGCCGAGCGTCAGGAGCAGCTTGAGCAGGCCCACCTGGCCGCCGTGCTGGTGGACGAGGGGGTCGACGTGTCGGTCGCCTCGGACCGGTTCCCGGTCGGTGCCCGCCACCCGCTGTCCCTCCTAATTGAGGAGGCCGGCGACTTTTTCCTCGGCCTTGGTTGGAGCATCGCCGAGGGGCCCGAAGTCGAACACGAGTGGTTCAACTTTGACTCGCTGAACTTTGATGCCGACCACCCGGCTCGGCAGATGGCCGACACGTTCTACGTCGACGGGACTTCCGCGGGCGGCGCTGCCGCGCAGGACGGATCCCTGGTGCTGCGCACCCACACCTCGCCGGTCCAGTCCCGCACCCTGCTGGAGCAGGGAGTGCCGCTGTACGCGGTCTGCCCGGGGAAAGTGTTCCGCTCCGACGCGCTGGATGCAACCCACACGCCGGTCTTCCACCAGATTGAGGGCATCGCGGTCGACCGAGGCCTGACCATGGCCGACCTGAAGGGTGTCCTCGACGCGCTGGCGAAGGCGTTGTTCGGGCCCGAGGTGAAAACTCGCCTGCGCCCCTCGTTCTTCCCCTTCACCGAACCGAGCGCCGAGATGGACTTCTGGTTCCCCCAAAAGAAGGGCGGCCCGGGCTGGATCGAATGGGGTGGCTGCGGCATGGTCAACCCGGCGGTGCTGATCGCCAACGGGATTGACCCGGACGAGTACACCGGGTTCGCCTTTGGGATGGGACTGGAACGGACCCTGATGCTGCGCCACGGAATCTCCGACATGCGCGACATTGTCGAGGGAGACATGCGCTTCTCCGAGCAGTTTGGCCTCTTCGGGAAAGGACAATAG
- the pheT gene encoding phenylalanine--tRNA ligase subunit beta has protein sequence MPYLSLSWLRDHVEVPGETTIAEVAEALVSVGIEEEEIHPAKVIGPLVVGRVLSVAPETHSNGKTVNYCRVDVGPYNDEPGTGKEHSELASRGIICGAHNFTVGDRVVVALPGAVLPGPFPIAQRKTYGHVSDGMICSERELGLGQDHDGIIVLDRQFPALSELAVGEDLIGPLQLGEEVLEVNVTPDRGYAFSIRGLAREYSHSTGAVFTDHGLAGELPPASDQGFTVEADPELCDRFVTQVVRGLDPHAPTPQWMVDRLEQAGMRSISLPVDVTNYVMLDLGQPLHAYALESVAAPIVVRRAKAGEPFTTLDGVERELSDEDIVITDSPNGQAGSRLIGLAGVMGGLDSEVGEHTTDVVIEGAHFNSVSIARTSRRHKLSSEASKRFERGVDPELAPVAVQRTAELLVQYGGGQLDPVRFDLDRTVPLPAVRLRLSEAERLTGRSYAPERIVEILELIGAQVTRDGDELVVQPPSWRPDLTGPAHLVEEIARIDGYDEIPTRLPATATSAALTPIQTTRRRVAQTLAQAGAVEVLSYPFIGSAHDRQHLAADDPRRQALRLRNPLADDAPLLRTTILDSLLDVAERNAARSNPRLAIFELGSVTLPAGTVPAPIPGVSQRPTEAELAALHAGVPAQPWHVAGVYGGPLGPSAVLSPTRTWDWADAIAQARRVASAVGVDLQVTRAWVPADTPRIPGPPVPTPAAAPEAVAPWHPGRVARLYARRGKALVEVGLAGELHPQVVSEYGLPARTAAFELDLDLLHDLVQAEPVQVEKVSVYPVAKLDLALVLPQTVPAADVERVLQQSVGPVLESLQLFDIYQGSQVAEGSRSLAYSLTLRAPDRTLGSKEVAKLREKAIHDLTKRLGAELRA, from the coding sequence ATGCCGTACCTGTCGCTGTCGTGGCTGCGTGACCACGTCGAAGTTCCCGGTGAGACAACGATTGCCGAGGTGGCCGAGGCCCTGGTTTCGGTGGGAATTGAGGAAGAGGAAATTCACCCCGCGAAGGTGATCGGCCCCCTCGTCGTGGGTCGGGTGCTCAGCGTGGCCCCGGAGACGCACTCTAACGGCAAGACCGTGAACTACTGCCGGGTGGATGTGGGCCCCTACAACGATGAACCGGGGACCGGCAAGGAGCATTCTGAGCTGGCCTCACGCGGAATCATCTGCGGGGCACACAACTTCACCGTCGGCGACCGCGTCGTGGTGGCCCTGCCCGGCGCAGTGCTGCCGGGTCCGTTCCCCATTGCTCAGCGCAAAACCTACGGGCACGTCTCGGACGGGATGATTTGCTCGGAGCGCGAGCTTGGCTTGGGACAGGATCACGACGGGATTATCGTGCTGGATCGCCAGTTCCCGGCTCTGTCCGAGCTGGCGGTTGGGGAGGACCTGATTGGCCCGCTCCAACTGGGCGAAGAGGTGCTCGAGGTCAACGTCACCCCGGACCGGGGCTACGCCTTCTCTATCCGCGGGTTGGCGCGCGAGTACTCCCATTCGACCGGAGCGGTGTTCACTGACCACGGCCTGGCCGGTGAGCTTCCGCCCGCCTCGGACCAGGGTTTCACGGTCGAAGCTGACCCGGAGCTCTGCGATCGCTTTGTCACCCAGGTGGTGCGAGGACTCGACCCGCACGCACCCACCCCGCAGTGGATGGTGGATCGCCTTGAGCAGGCCGGGATGCGATCAATTTCGCTGCCGGTCGACGTGACCAACTACGTCATGCTGGACCTGGGGCAGCCGCTCCACGCCTACGCGCTCGAGTCGGTGGCCGCCCCGATCGTGGTCCGCCGGGCCAAGGCGGGTGAGCCGTTCACCACCCTGGATGGGGTTGAGCGAGAGCTGTCCGACGAAGACATCGTCATCACCGACTCCCCGAACGGGCAGGCCGGCTCCCGCCTGATTGGGTTGGCCGGTGTGATGGGTGGGCTGGACTCCGAAGTCGGCGAGCACACCACCGACGTCGTAATTGAAGGGGCCCATTTCAACTCGGTCTCCATCGCCCGCACTTCGCGGCGACACAAGCTTTCCTCCGAGGCGTCCAAGCGCTTCGAGCGGGGAGTGGATCCGGAACTGGCCCCGGTGGCGGTCCAGCGCACCGCAGAGCTGCTGGTCCAGTACGGGGGCGGCCAACTCGACCCGGTCCGCTTTGACCTGGACCGAACCGTGCCGCTGCCCGCGGTGCGCCTGCGCCTGAGCGAAGCCGAGCGCCTGACCGGGCGGTCCTACGCTCCCGAGCGGATCGTAGAGATTCTGGAGCTGATTGGAGCGCAGGTCACCCGGGATGGGGACGAGCTGGTGGTTCAGCCGCCGAGTTGGCGCCCCGACCTGACCGGTCCCGCGCACCTGGTGGAGGAGATCGCCCGGATCGACGGCTACGACGAGATCCCGACCCGGCTTCCGGCGACGGCCACTTCGGCCGCACTCACCCCGATCCAAACCACCCGGCGCCGGGTGGCCCAGACGCTGGCCCAGGCCGGGGCGGTGGAGGTGCTGTCCTATCCGTTCATCGGTTCGGCGCACGACCGTCAGCACCTGGCTGCGGACGATCCGCGGCGCCAGGCCCTGCGGCTGCGGAACCCGCTGGCAGACGATGCTCCACTGCTGCGCACCACCATTTTGGATTCGCTGCTGGACGTGGCGGAGCGAAATGCTGCTCGCTCTAACCCGCGCCTAGCCATCTTTGAGCTGGGATCGGTTACCCTCCCGGCCGGAACAGTTCCCGCCCCGATTCCGGGGGTGAGCCAGCGCCCGACCGAGGCCGAACTGGCCGCACTGCACGCGGGGGTTCCGGCCCAACCGTGGCACGTAGCCGGCGTTTATGGCGGTCCCTTGGGACCGTCGGCGGTGCTGAGTCCGACCCGCACCTGGGACTGGGCGGACGCGATCGCTCAGGCCCGCCGGGTGGCTAGTGCCGTCGGGGTGGACCTGCAGGTGACCCGAGCCTGGGTACCGGCTGACACGCCGCGTATTCCGGGGCCGCCCGTTCCGACGCCGGCGGCTGCGCCCGAAGCGGTTGCTCCCTGGCATCCGGGTCGGGTAGCCCGCCTGTATGCCCGGCGAGGCAAGGCGCTGGTCGAGGTGGGCCTGGCCGGGGAACTGCACCCACAGGTGGTCAGCGAATACGGCCTGCCCGCGCGCACGGCTGCGTTCGAGTTGGATCTGGATCTGCTGCACGACCTGGTCCAGGCGGAGCCGGTGCAGGTAGAGAAGGTTTCGGTTTACCCCGTGGCCAAGCTGGACCTGGCCCTGGTGCTGCCCCAGACCGTGCCCGCCGCCGACGTTGAACGAGTTTTGCAGCAAAGCGTCGGGCCGGTGTTGGAGAGCCTGCAGCTGTTCGACATTTACCAGGGATCCCAGGTGGCGGAAGGGTCACGGTCGCTGGCCTACTCGCTCACCCTGCGCGCACCCGATCGGACCTTGGGGTCGAAGGAAGTGGCTAAACTACGTGAGAAGGCAATTCACGACCTGACCAAGCGGCTCGGGGCGGAACTCCGAGCCTAA
- a CDS encoding flavodoxin domain-containing protein codes for MKVLVTAASRHGSTLEVAEAIAQRLKTHGIDVEQLPPESVDSLDPYDGVVVGSAVYLRQWADTAKNFVQRFHQDLRDKPSWAFSVGISEVAKGRPEDVHRIGPVAVDGVFHGQKVFPGRYDPSNLNLRERSIGYVAGAVEGDYRDWQEIGQWADEIAQELGA; via the coding sequence ATGAAAGTTCTGGTAACGGCAGCGAGCCGTCACGGTTCAACCCTGGAAGTGGCCGAGGCGATTGCCCAGCGGCTGAAGACACACGGCATTGACGTGGAACAGTTGCCGCCCGAGTCGGTGGACTCGCTCGACCCCTACGACGGGGTGGTAGTGGGCTCCGCGGTGTACCTGCGCCAGTGGGCCGACACGGCGAAAAACTTCGTCCAACGATTCCACCAGGACTTGCGCGACAAGCCGTCCTGGGCTTTCTCGGTCGGGATTTCCGAGGTGGCCAAGGGTCGACCCGAAGACGTTCACCGGATTGGGCCGGTGGCGGTGGACGGGGTGTTCCACGGCCAGAAAGTGTTCCCGGGCCGGTACGACCCGTCCAACCTGAACCTGCGGGAACGGTCGATCGGGTACGTGGCCGGGGCCGTCGAAGGTGACTACCGCGACTGGCAGGAGATCGGTCAGTGGGCAGACGAGATTGCACAGGAGTTGGGCGCGTAG
- the argR gene encoding arginine repressor has protein sequence MRELMVTEGVEMAQANTPIATKAARHGIITEVLASQPISSQEQLRRVLADRGIEIAQATLSRDLLEMEATKVRSEDGSLVYTVPNWDGTPTHQQEGTMTRLARWCQDLLISGDAAQNLLVLRTPVGAANLLGSAIDTARLDGVVGTIAGDDTILLICRDTEAAAAVYRQLLELADPAPSQKTTRSKHVAG, from the coding sequence ATGAGAGAACTCATGGTGACCGAGGGGGTGGAAATGGCGCAGGCAAATACGCCAATTGCGACCAAAGCCGCACGCCACGGGATCATTACCGAGGTGCTGGCTAGTCAGCCGATCTCATCGCAAGAGCAGTTGCGCCGGGTCCTGGCCGACCGGGGAATCGAAATCGCCCAGGCCACGCTTTCACGGGACCTGCTCGAGATGGAAGCCACGAAGGTCCGCAGTGAGGACGGTTCGCTGGTTTACACCGTGCCGAACTGGGACGGGACCCCCACCCATCAGCAGGAGGGGACTATGACCCGGCTGGCACGCTGGTGTCAGGACCTGCTCATCAGCGGAGATGCGGCGCAAAACTTGCTGGTGCTGCGCACCCCGGTCGGGGCCGCCAACCTGTTGGGCTCGGCGATTGACACCGCCCGGCTGGACGGCGTGGTCGGCACAATTGCCGGAGATGACACCATTTTGCTGATTTGTCGCGACACCGAAGCAGCCGCCGCCGTTTACCGGCAACTGCTGGAGTTGGCCGATCCCGCACCATCACAGAAAACAACTAGGAGCAAGCATGTCGCAGGGTAA
- a CDS encoding argininosuccinate synthase: MSQGKDRVVLAYSGGLDTSVAIGWIQEQTGQEVIAVAVDVGQGGEDLQVIRQRALDCGAVEAYVVDARDEFANDYLVPAIKANSMYQGRYPLVSALSRPLISKHLVKAARQFGGSTVAHGCTGKGNDQVRFEVSITSIAPDLKCIAPVRDLALTRDVAIDYANKHSLPIETTKHNPFSIDQNVWGRAIETGFLEDIWNAPTKDVYNYTDDPTYPPLPDEVEITFEQGVPVALDGQKKSVLEIVQELNRRAGAQGIGRIDIVEDRLVGIKSREIYEAPAAIVLINAHEELENVTLEREQARFKKRVDLRWGELVYDGQWFSPLKQSLDAFVDSTQLYVSGTVRMTLHGGRAVVTGRKSDTSLYDFNLATYETGDTFDQSHSRGFIEIYGLSAKQAAARDARFGRGLQL, from the coding sequence ATGTCGCAGGGTAAAGACCGGGTCGTACTGGCCTACTCCGGAGGGTTGGATACCTCCGTGGCCATCGGTTGGATTCAGGAACAGACCGGTCAGGAAGTCATCGCGGTTGCGGTCGACGTCGGCCAGGGGGGCGAGGACCTGCAGGTGATCCGCCAGCGCGCGCTCGACTGCGGTGCCGTTGAAGCCTACGTGGTGGATGCCCGTGACGAGTTCGCCAACGACTACCTGGTCCCCGCCATTAAAGCTAACTCGATGTACCAGGGCCGCTACCCGCTGGTGTCCGCCCTGTCCCGGCCGCTGATTTCCAAGCACCTGGTGAAGGCAGCCCGGCAGTTCGGTGGCTCCACCGTGGCCCACGGGTGCACCGGTAAGGGCAACGACCAGGTCCGGTTCGAAGTATCCATCACCTCGATCGCCCCGGATCTGAAGTGCATCGCTCCGGTTCGCGACCTGGCTTTGACCCGGGACGTGGCTATTGACTACGCCAACAAGCACTCCCTCCCGATCGAGACCACCAAGCACAACCCGTTCTCGATTGACCAGAACGTCTGGGGCCGGGCCATTGAGACCGGGTTCCTGGAGGACATTTGGAACGCGCCCACCAAGGACGTCTACAACTACACCGATGACCCGACCTACCCGCCGCTGCCCGACGAAGTGGAGATCACCTTCGAGCAGGGTGTGCCGGTCGCCTTGGATGGACAGAAGAAGTCGGTCCTGGAGATCGTGCAGGAACTCAATCGCCGGGCGGGCGCCCAGGGAATTGGGCGGATCGATATCGTGGAGGACCGGCTGGTCGGAATCAAGTCGCGCGAAATCTACGAGGCCCCGGCCGCAATCGTGCTGATCAATGCGCACGAAGAGCTGGAGAACGTCACGTTGGAGCGGGAGCAGGCCCGGTTCAAGAAGCGCGTGGATCTGCGCTGGGGCGAACTGGTCTACGACGGCCAGTGGTTCTCCCCGCTGAAGCAGTCGCTGGATGCCTTCGTCGACTCGACCCAGCTTTACGTCAGCGGCACTGTCCGGATGACCCTGCACGGGGGTCGGGCCGTGGTTACCGGACGCAAGTCCGACACCTCGCTCTACGACTTCAACCTGGCCACCTACGAGACGGGTGACACCTTCGACCAGTCGCATTCGCGTGGGTTTATTGAAATCTACGGTCTGTCCGCCAAGCAGGCGGCGGCCCGTGATGCCCGGTTCGGACGGGGGCTCCAGCTCTAA
- the wecB gene encoding non-hydrolyzing UDP-N-acetylglucosamine 2-epimerase — translation MEIQVAAGEKIQVLVVVGTRPEAIKMVPVISALEQSDDFETIVLATGQHSTMVAEIITEAGLRLDADLQVSHPGESLNQMFARVMVGVDQVARERAIPDDYRVSENHGALVPALCLVHGDTSSAAAAAVAAFNLQIPVVHVEAGLRTNNILSPFPEEGNRQIISRLSALHLAPTPEAKVNLIREGVDIDRILVTGNTSIDMLRSALCTGTGFGPDLAHLHPSGERPLVLVTAHRRENWGRGLENIAGAIAILAERYPNHDFVIPLHPNPKAQDAFREALGERPNCHLVPARRYPDFARLMQAALLVISDSGGVQEEAPSLGTPVLVTRETTERWEGVHAGTLELIGTERDRIVAAAAELLDHPAEIARRGQIPNPYGDGYAAERMVQALANVFGRGEPVREYQADRLGAAVRKHANMQIRLVS, via the coding sequence GTGGAGATACAGGTTGCTGCTGGAGAAAAGATCCAGGTGCTGGTCGTTGTCGGGACCAGACCGGAAGCAATCAAAATGGTTCCGGTGATTAGTGCGCTGGAACAGTCGGATGATTTTGAGACGATTGTGCTGGCGACCGGCCAGCATTCAACCATGGTCGCGGAGATTATCACCGAGGCTGGCCTGCGACTGGACGCAGATTTGCAGGTCAGCCATCCGGGTGAGTCGCTGAACCAAATGTTCGCCCGCGTGATGGTGGGGGTCGACCAGGTGGCCCGGGAGCGGGCTATCCCGGACGACTACCGGGTGTCGGAGAATCACGGGGCGCTGGTCCCCGCGCTCTGTCTGGTGCACGGGGACACCTCGTCTGCGGCCGCGGCGGCGGTGGCGGCCTTCAACCTGCAGATTCCCGTGGTTCACGTGGAAGCAGGGCTTCGGACCAACAACATTTTGTCCCCCTTCCCGGAAGAGGGAAACCGCCAGATCATTTCGCGCCTGTCGGCCCTGCACCTGGCACCCACGCCCGAGGCCAAAGTGAACTTGATTCGGGAAGGGGTGGACATCGACCGAATCCTGGTCACCGGGAACACGTCGATTGACATGCTCCGCTCCGCCCTCTGCACCGGGACCGGCTTTGGCCCCGACCTGGCCCATCTGCATCCGAGCGGAGAGCGCCCCCTGGTGCTGGTAACCGCGCACCGGCGAGAAAACTGGGGGCGTGGGCTGGAAAACATTGCCGGCGCGATCGCAATCCTGGCGGAGCGCTACCCGAACCACGACTTCGTGATTCCGCTGCACCCAAACCCGAAGGCACAGGATGCTTTCCGAGAGGCGCTGGGGGAGCGGCCGAACTGCCATCTGGTCCCTGCCCGGCGATACCCCGACTTTGCCCGCCTGATGCAGGCGGCCCTGCTGGTCATTTCCGATTCGGGGGGAGTTCAGGAGGAAGCGCCCTCGCTGGGCACTCCGGTGCTGGTCACCCGGGAGACGACCGAGCGGTGGGAAGGAGTCCACGCCGGCACTCTGGAACTGATCGGCACCGAGCGTGACCGGATTGTGGCTGCCGCGGCGGAGCTGCTGGACCACCCGGCCGAGATTGCCCGGCGCGGACAAATCCCCAACCCTTACGGTGACGGCTATGCGGCTGAACGCATGGTTCAGGCGCTGGCCAACGTGTTTGGAAGGGGGGAACCGGTCCGCGAATACCAGGCCGACCGGCTCGGAGCCGCCGTCCGCAAGCATGCCAACATGCAGATTCGGCTCGTCAGTTGA
- a CDS encoding glycosyltransferase family 2 protein, producing MPAWALPIFLFALLLILFSVGDLLFLAVSALRERHLQTPPGRHRLREDDFLWVFLVPALNEEVTIADSVERLGRVRVSNKVILVINDGSEDRTGEILAGLDVPELRVLTRTLPEARQGKSEALNQAWDYLHREVLAEPKWADWSTDRVLVGIVDADGRLDEEVGRLAAHFADPKLAGIQCLVRMYNRDSILTYCQDLEFAIFGSLFQLGRARHGVANMGGNGQVNRLAALDELVEEGQTGPWRAARLTEDQDIGLRLIERGWYGAQSLSVAVHQQALHSLRALYRQRTRWAQGAWQSLSHLSTVRTNRHLRLVDRLDQVAYLLTPFIQAVVGVSLVLSVIFLLTGMVTIQVSLVPVVLFVVFSFGPGIIGLLVSRRGTSVFKTIWLALLYLGYTWLIYPVVFQGLWRELRGHRTWAKTAREQLT from the coding sequence ATGCCGGCCTGGGCGCTGCCCATCTTCCTCTTTGCGCTGCTGCTGATCCTGTTTTCCGTCGGGGATCTGTTGTTTCTGGCCGTTTCTGCCCTGCGGGAACGCCACCTGCAAACCCCGCCCGGGCGACACCGTCTGCGTGAGGACGACTTCCTGTGGGTGTTTTTGGTCCCTGCGTTGAACGAGGAAGTGACCATCGCCGACTCGGTTGAGCGTCTGGGCCGGGTCCGGGTCAGCAACAAGGTGATCCTGGTGATCAACGACGGCTCCGAGGACCGGACCGGGGAGATCCTGGCCGGGCTGGACGTGCCCGAGCTGCGGGTCTTGACCAGGACCCTGCCCGAGGCCAGACAGGGCAAATCCGAAGCGCTCAACCAGGCGTGGGACTACCTGCACCGGGAGGTGCTGGCCGAACCGAAATGGGCCGACTGGTCCACCGACCGAGTCCTGGTCGGGATCGTGGACGCTGACGGACGCCTCGACGAGGAGGTGGGTCGCCTCGCCGCCCACTTCGCCGACCCAAAGCTGGCCGGGATCCAGTGTCTGGTGCGGATGTACAACCGAGATTCCATTCTCACCTACTGTCAGGACCTCGAGTTCGCCATTTTTGGGTCCCTGTTTCAGCTGGGCCGAGCCCGGCACGGGGTGGCCAACATGGGTGGGAACGGGCAGGTGAACCGGCTGGCCGCGCTGGACGAGCTGGTGGAGGAGGGGCAGACTGGCCCCTGGCGCGCCGCTCGCCTAACCGAGGATCAGGACATTGGCCTGCGCCTAATTGAGCGCGGGTGGTACGGCGCCCAAAGCCTGAGCGTAGCCGTGCACCAGCAGGCGCTGCACTCGCTCCGGGCGCTCTACCGGCAACGGACCCGGTGGGCCCAAGGGGCTTGGCAGTCCCTCTCGCACCTGTCTACCGTTCGGACCAACCGCCACCTGCGGCTGGTGGATCGCCTCGACCAGGTGGCCTATCTGCTGACCCCGTTTATCCAGGCGGTGGTCGGCGTGAGTCTGGTCCTAAGCGTGATCTTTTTGCTGACCGGAATGGTCACAATTCAGGTCAGTCTGGTCCCGGTGGTCCTCTTTGTCGTGTTCTCTTTTGGTCCGGGCATCATCGGGCTATTGGTCTCCAGGCGAGGGACATCGGTGTTCAAAACCATCTGGTTGGCGCTGCTGTACCTGGGCTACACCTGGCTGATCTACCCGGTGGTGTTCCAGGGGCTCTGGCGCGAACTGCGCGGGCACCGGACCTGGGCCAAAACAGCGCGCGAACAGCTGACCTAA